One window from the genome of Jeotgalibaca sp. MA1X17-3 encodes:
- the rsfS gene encoding ribosome silencing factor gives MKSEEILKVIIEAADDKLAEDIIAMDVKDLTVLSDYFVVTNGRNDRQMAAIVQGIVQAAGKNNIPIKNVEGKDSGKWTLIDLNYVIVHVFSSDERSYYNLEKLWSDAPLVDISDWVNEQ, from the coding sequence TTGAAAAGTGAAGAAATACTAAAAGTAATTATAGAAGCAGCAGATGATAAACTTGCGGAAGATATTATCGCAATGGATGTGAAAGATTTAACCGTACTAAGTGATTATTTTGTAGTAACCAATGGTCGTAATGATCGTCAAATGGCTGCTATTGTACAAGGAATTGTACAAGCTGCTGGGAAAAACAACATCCCAATTAAAAATGTAGAAGGAAAAGATTCTGGTAAATGGACTCTAATTGATTTAAATTATGTGATTGTTCATGTATTTAGTTCAGATGAACGCTCTTATTATAATTTAGAAAAACTTTGGAGTGATGCTCCACTTGTTGATATTAGTGATTGGGTAAACGAGCAATGA
- a CDS encoding NAD(P)-dependent oxidoreductase, translating into MLEKIGFIGTGVMGSSMVRHLLDAGYPVHVYNRTKSKADPLVEEGAIWEDSPAAITRNTDVIITIVGYPKDVESTYFRKEGILSMVDDHHILIDMTTSTPSLAIKIHEAGKKTGTATLDAPVSGGDKGAKDGKLTTMVGGDERAFEKVEKILETFSSKVMLQGPAGSGQHTKMANQIMIASTMVGMTELMVYAKAAGLDIERVIEQVGAGSAGNWSLTNYSPRILQENYSPGFFVKHFIKDLKIALKEADKLEIELPGTKLAKDLYIKLADAGNENDGTQALIKLWWS; encoded by the coding sequence ATGTTAGAAAAAATTGGTTTTATTGGTACGGGTGTCATGGGATCTTCCATGGTTCGACACTTACTAGATGCAGGGTACCCTGTCCACGTATACAATCGTACAAAAAGTAAAGCAGATCCATTAGTGGAAGAGGGAGCTATTTGGGAAGATAGCCCAGCTGCAATCACTCGTAATACGGATGTAATCATTACGATTGTAGGCTATCCAAAAGATGTAGAAAGTACATATTTTAGAAAAGAGGGAATTCTTTCTATGGTAGATGATCATCATATTTTAATCGATATGACGACCAGCACTCCGAGTTTGGCTATTAAGATTCATGAAGCTGGAAAAAAGACAGGGACAGCTACATTGGATGCACCGGTTTCTGGCGGAGATAAAGGAGCGAAGGACGGCAAACTTACTACGATGGTTGGGGGAGACGAACGTGCTTTTGAAAAAGTGGAAAAAATATTAGAAACTTTTTCAAGTAAGGTGATGTTACAAGGACCGGCTGGTAGTGGTCAACATACAAAAATGGCTAATCAAATTATGATAGCAAGTACGATGGTTGGTATGACCGAATTAATGGTTTATGCAAAAGCAGCTGGATTAGATATTGAAAGAGTAATCGAACAAGTCGGTGCAGGAAGTGCTGGGAATTGGTCGCTGACGAACTATTCTCCACGTATTCTACAAGAAAATTATTCACCTGGTTTTTTTGTAAAACATTTCATAAAAGACTTAAAAATTGCTTTAAAAGAAGCAGACAAACTAGAAATTGAATTACCAGGAACAAAGTTAGCAAAAGATTTATATATAAAATTAGCAGATGCTGGTAACGAAAATGACGGTACCCAAGCACTTATTAAACTATGGTGGAGTTAA
- a CDS encoding glycosyltransferase family 4 protein, whose translation MRIGFFTDSYFPQVSGVSTSIRILKEELEAHGHEVIIFTTTDPKADPNEKNIVRLTSIPLLSFKDRRIAIKGFGKALKEARKYHIDIVHTHTEFSMGLAGKYVAHMLNIPTVHTYHTMYEKYLHYIAKGKVLKPKSVEVVSRMFCNGAMGVIAPSQLMKNKLASYNIYKEIRVIPTGVPLPEENPGAKMDIRQKLGLSETDVVLLSLSRLAHEKRLEKIIGAFPTVLKHYPNAKLVFVGEGPAREDLEELVRETNLEDSIIFIGEVKNEHVHEYYQMANLFVNASESETQGLTYLESIVNGCPIVAKRNDYLEEIIRNPILGSLFQVDEEFGDCIVQTLGRLQEDHEQLDQTERLLLMEEISSRTFGIKVISYYRKIIENYYFQTILEEKKAFLFILKLRKKANRKSTPFFIGVDFYWSTARK comes from the coding sequence ATGAGAATAGGTTTTTTTACAGATTCTTATTTTCCTCAAGTGAGTGGTGTATCGACTTCCATTCGTATTTTAAAGGAAGAGTTAGAAGCTCATGGACATGAAGTGATTATATTTACTACGACTGATCCTAAGGCGGATCCAAACGAAAAAAATATTGTCCGTTTAACAAGTATCCCTCTCCTTTCTTTTAAAGATCGACGAATCGCAATTAAAGGATTTGGAAAAGCACTAAAAGAAGCGAGGAAGTACCATATTGATATTGTTCATACGCATACGGAGTTTAGCATGGGATTAGCGGGGAAATATGTTGCGCATATGTTGAATATTCCTACGGTTCACACCTACCACACGATGTATGAAAAATATCTTCACTACATAGCGAAAGGGAAAGTCTTGAAGCCGAAGAGTGTAGAAGTAGTTTCGCGTATGTTTTGCAACGGTGCGATGGGAGTCATTGCTCCCAGTCAGCTGATGAAAAATAAACTGGCATCTTATAATATTTATAAAGAAATTAGAGTGATTCCTACCGGTGTACCTTTACCAGAAGAAAATCCTGGAGCAAAAATGGACATTCGTCAAAAATTAGGACTGTCAGAAACAGATGTTGTTTTGTTATCTCTTTCTCGTCTTGCCCATGAAAAACGGCTGGAAAAAATAATTGGTGCTTTTCCTACCGTTTTGAAACATTATCCAAATGCAAAACTAGTTTTTGTAGGTGAAGGACCAGCTCGTGAGGATCTAGAAGAGCTTGTGAGGGAAACGAACCTAGAAGATTCTATTATATTTATAGGTGAAGTTAAAAATGAACATGTTCATGAATATTATCAAATGGCAAATCTATTTGTGAATGCTTCTGAAAGTGAAACACAAGGATTGACGTATTTAGAAAGTATTGTGAATGGCTGTCCTATCGTTGCTAAACGAAATGATTATTTAGAAGAGATTATTCGCAATCCTATTCTTGGTTCGTTGTTCCAGGTAGATGAGGAATTTGGTGATTGCATCGTGCAAACTCTTGGACGACTACAAGAGGATCATGAACAATTAGATCAAACAGAAAGATTATTGTTAATGGAAGAAATTTCATCAAGAACCTTTGGAATTAAAGTTATTAGCTATTATCGTAAAATCATTGAAAATTATTATTTTCAAACAATTTTAGAAGAGAAAAAAGCTTTCCTCTTCATTTTAAAATTAAGAAAAAAAGCAAATAGAAAATCCACTCCGTTTTTTATCGGAGTGGATTTTTATTGGAGCACAGCTAGAAAGTGA
- a CDS encoding nucleotidyltransferase, translating to MRSCGIIAEYNPFHNGHLYQLKEAKRRSQSEVMIVAMSGNFLQRGEPAMIDKWSRATSALQNGADLVVEIPVLGSSQATDLFAKSGIRLLQSLDCNTFSFGVEQGRVDDFIEMAHFMMEKEEELNFLFQEFRNDGRSYPAQMEEAIRKIAGENGPTLAFDTPNNSLGLAYVKENHNYPEPMETVVIQRTGAQHHDIESKENSVYASGTAIRKALLEKEKLTDSRWMDWVPPETIEAILRSQFVSWENYWPYLRYQLLFNTPESLKKFYQVEEGIEYRLKKFSTESESFSQFISLVKNKRWTWVRLQRVCLYILLGIKKKDVESFFARPPVIRILGFTTAGSKYLNELKKKTDTVMITNVSKKNKQHLLKELQSDQIYQIGVGLQLDEQNYTRAPIQIL from the coding sequence ATGAGAAGTTGTGGGATTATTGCTGAGTATAACCCTTTTCATAATGGACATCTCTACCAATTAAAGGAAGCCAAGAGAAGGTCTCAGAGTGAAGTTATGATTGTTGCGATGAGTGGGAATTTTTTACAAAGAGGAGAGCCGGCAATGATTGACAAATGGTCTAGAGCCACTAGTGCTTTGCAAAATGGTGCTGACCTCGTTGTAGAAATACCTGTTTTAGGAAGTTCTCAAGCGACTGATTTATTTGCTAAAAGTGGCATCCGTCTCTTACAAAGTTTAGATTGTAATACCTTCTCATTTGGTGTGGAGCAAGGACGAGTGGATGATTTTATAGAAATGGCTCATTTTATGATGGAAAAAGAAGAAGAACTTAATTTTCTTTTTCAGGAATTTCGAAATGATGGCCGAAGCTATCCTGCTCAAATGGAAGAAGCTATTCGGAAAATAGCAGGAGAAAATGGTCCTACATTAGCTTTTGATACTCCTAATAATTCACTTGGTTTAGCATATGTAAAAGAGAATCATAACTATCCAGAACCAATGGAAACGGTAGTGATTCAACGTACAGGAGCCCAACATCATGATATTGAATCAAAAGAAAACTCCGTATACGCTAGTGGAACAGCAATCCGCAAAGCATTGCTAGAAAAAGAGAAGTTGACAGATTCAAGATGGATGGACTGGGTCCCCCCGGAAACCATAGAAGCTATTTTGAGAAGTCAGTTTGTATCTTGGGAAAACTATTGGCCTTATCTGCGTTATCAACTTCTTTTTAACACACCTGAATCATTAAAAAAGTTTTATCAGGTAGAAGAAGGAATTGAATACCGGCTTAAAAAGTTTTCTACCGAATCAGAATCTTTTTCTCAATTCATAAGTCTCGTAAAGAACAAACGCTGGACCTGGGTGCGACTTCAGAGGGTGTGCCTTTATATCCTACTAGGGATTAAGAAAAAGGATGTAGAAAGCTTTTTTGCTCGTCCTCCTGTTATTCGTATACTTGGCTTCACAACAGCAGGAAGTAAGTATTTGAATGAATTGAAAAAGAAGACAGATACTGTTATGATTACCAATGTGTCCAAAAAAAATAAACAGCATTTATTGAAAGAGTTACAGTCAGATCAAATCTACCAGATTGGCGTAGGACTCCAATTGGATGAACAGAATTATACACGTGCTCCGATTCAGATTCTGTAA
- a CDS encoding YkuJ family protein, translating into MKPSQLSAIIRRLEVMMEDNGEIEVRRFEKSGDERCVVKYNRETESFELEEHATNQVYQFDDLDLTAIEIYELLQD; encoded by the coding sequence ATGAAACCTTCACAACTATCTGCAATCATCCGACGACTAGAAGTGATGATGGAAGACAACGGAGAAATAGAAGTTCGACGCTTTGAAAAAAGTGGAGATGAACGCTGTGTTGTCAAATACAATCGTGAAACTGAATCTTTTGAATTGGAAGAGCATGCGACCAATCAAGTGTATCAGTTTGATGACTTAGACTTAACTGCAATTGAAATTTATGAATTATTGCAAGATTAA
- the thrB gene encoding homoserine kinase: protein MVMIRVPATSANLGPGFDSLGLAVSLYLTVEIIEEVEYWEIEHQLGKAIPQDDTNLVIQTALKLAPNLTPHKLLMKSDIPPARGLGSSSAAIVAGIELANHIGNLEMTKDEKIQFAAKIEGHPDNILPAILGDFTVGTMLGEQVIWTQSTFPEAGLLITIPNRELLTTESRSVLPGSLPFSESTRGSSIANVLVSAVHQGDLVQAGFLMEQDLFHEPYRSELIPELNKIRGIAHEEHAYGTYLSGAGTAVLTLLPVDKIPVFKERVQELYPDYTLLQTTIERMGSMFV from the coding sequence ATGGTAATGATAAGAGTTCCTGCAACATCAGCAAATTTGGGTCCTGGATTTGATTCTCTAGGACTAGCTGTTTCCCTTTATTTAACCGTTGAAATAATAGAAGAGGTAGAGTACTGGGAGATTGAACATCAGTTAGGAAAAGCAATTCCCCAAGATGATACTAATCTAGTGATTCAGACCGCCTTGAAATTGGCTCCAAATTTAACACCTCATAAGTTATTAATGAAATCTGATATTCCACCTGCACGTGGTTTAGGAAGTAGTTCTGCTGCGATTGTAGCTGGTATTGAACTGGCGAATCATATAGGAAACTTAGAAATGACAAAAGATGAAAAAATTCAATTTGCAGCTAAAATAGAGGGTCATCCTGATAATATCCTACCAGCTATTTTAGGAGATTTCACAGTAGGAACCATGCTTGGCGAACAAGTTATTTGGACCCAATCAACATTTCCGGAAGCTGGGTTACTGATTACTATTCCTAATCGGGAGCTTCTGACAACCGAAAGTCGTTCTGTGTTACCAGGTTCTTTACCCTTTAGCGAATCAACAAGAGGGAGTAGCATTGCGAATGTATTAGTTTCTGCCGTTCATCAAGGAGATTTGGTCCAGGCTGGATTCCTAATGGAACAAGATCTATTCCATGAACCATATCGTTCGGAGCTTATTCCTGAATTAAATAAAATACGCGGAATAGCCCATGAAGAACATGCATACGGCACGTATCTTAGTGGTGCGGGTACAGCCGTTTTGACTTTATTACCTGTAGATAAAATACCTGTATTCAAAGAAAGAGTGCAAGAGCTTTATCCGGATTATACACTTCTTCAAACAACAATAGAGCGGATGGGAAGTATGTTTGTTTAA
- the yhbY gene encoding ribosome assembly RNA-binding protein YhbY, producing MTWKTKTVFEKEGHHLQAIFQIGKAGLTDEIIKQLDDALEKRELVKISLLQNTDEVPEDVAAEISTELDAVVVQQIGKTIIFFRESSQEKNQRLSEQVNKI from the coding sequence ATTACGTGGAAAACAAAAACAGTTTTTGAAAAAGAAGGACACCATCTTCAAGCCATTTTCCAAATTGGAAAAGCTGGTTTGACTGACGAGATTATTAAACAATTAGATGATGCATTAGAAAAAAGAGAATTAGTTAAAATTTCTTTATTGCAAAATACAGATGAAGTTCCAGAGGATGTTGCAGCAGAGATTTCTACAGAGTTAGATGCTGTAGTTGTTCAACAAATTGGAAAAACAATTATCTTTTTCCGAGAGTCTTCTCAAGAAAAGAATCAACGTCTATCTGAACAAGTTAATAAAATATAA
- a CDS encoding homoserine dehydrogenase, translating to MGIINGTSNFMLTKMKEDHLSYEEALEMAQNLGFAESDPTADVKGIDAARKIIILTQLAFGKKTVLEEMDITGITHIQSLDFSIAEQLDGTIKLVALSEIKNGKIWTEVAPMFVSLEHPLAFVKNENNAVYVKGEAVGETMFYGPGAGRFPTANSVVSDIISLAKDKNRKIQSENPVFQSQTTKLENNGVFSNIVIRFKGKEEADKETHYLLDRFQLMGWDATSLSTENDSTKNVYITVKDFPREKWIDLENTFSLDPHYRLEAIFSII from the coding sequence ATGGGGATCATTAATGGAACGAGTAACTTTATGTTGACCAAAATGAAGGAAGATCATTTATCTTATGAAGAAGCATTAGAGATGGCTCAAAATTTAGGATTTGCTGAAAGTGATCCCACCGCAGATGTAAAAGGGATTGACGCAGCACGTAAAATAATTATCTTAACGCAACTTGCTTTTGGTAAAAAAACAGTATTAGAGGAAATGGATATCACGGGTATCACTCATATTCAATCCTTGGATTTTTCTATTGCTGAACAATTGGATGGTACGATTAAATTAGTTGCTCTTTCAGAAATAAAGAACGGAAAAATTTGGACTGAAGTCGCACCGATGTTTGTCTCGTTAGAACATCCATTAGCATTTGTGAAAAATGAAAATAATGCTGTTTACGTAAAGGGCGAGGCAGTTGGAGAAACCATGTTCTATGGGCCTGGTGCTGGTAGATTCCCTACAGCGAATAGTGTAGTTTCTGATATTATTTCTCTTGCCAAAGACAAGAACCGGAAGATCCAAAGTGAAAATCCAGTTTTTCAATCTCAGACTACTAAATTAGAAAACAATGGTGTTTTTTCCAATATTGTGATTCGTTTTAAAGGAAAAGAAGAAGCAGATAAGGAAACTCATTACTTATTAGATCGATTCCAATTAATGGGCTGGGATGCGACTTCTTTATCTACTGAAAATGATTCAACAAAAAACGTTTATATTACCGTAAAGGACTTCCCACGAGAAAAATGGATAGATTTAGAAAACACTTTTTCTTTGGATCCACATTATAGACTAGAAGCTATTTTCTCTATTATATAA
- a CDS encoding class I SAM-dependent methyltransferase — MSYQIFSRFYDKVMDQSVYKDWLSFVEQNSHKSTLKILELACGTGKIAVDLAKAGHDVTGFDLSNEMLSLAYERMEEENVRLLLLEGDMREIGEIGSFDTVTCFSDSLCYLTEEEDLLHVFQGVFNNLNEKGSFLFDVHSLYQMNEVFPGYQYIYQDEDDVFLWESFEGEKENSVEHMLTFFVSQKDELFERIHEFHEERTYSIPVLKSLLQTAGFQDIEVQADFGRQSLKEDTPRWFFTCRKA; from the coding sequence ATGAGTTATCAAATCTTTTCCCGGTTTTACGATAAGGTGATGGATCAATCTGTGTATAAAGATTGGTTGTCCTTTGTAGAACAGAATTCCCATAAAAGCACATTAAAAATATTGGAATTAGCTTGTGGAACTGGAAAAATTGCGGTAGATCTCGCAAAGGCTGGTCATGATGTGACTGGCTTTGATTTGTCTAATGAGATGCTTTCTTTGGCATATGAGCGTATGGAAGAAGAAAATGTTCGTCTTCTTCTTTTAGAAGGTGATATGCGAGAAATAGGAGAAATCGGTAGTTTTGATACGGTTACTTGTTTTTCAGATTCGCTTTGCTATTTGACAGAGGAAGAAGATTTACTACATGTTTTCCAAGGGGTATTTAATAATTTGAACGAAAAGGGTAGTTTTTTATTTGATGTTCACTCCCTGTATCAAATGAACGAAGTTTTTCCTGGTTATCAGTACATCTACCAAGATGAAGATGATGTTTTCCTTTGGGAGAGTTTTGAAGGAGAAAAAGAAAATAGTGTAGAACATATGCTTACTTTCTTTGTTTCACAAAAGGATGAACTTTTCGAACGAATTCATGAATTTCATGAGGAAAGAACCTATAGTATTCCTGTTCTGAAAAGCCTTTTACAAACAGCTGGCTTTCAAGATATTGAAGTACAAGCTGATTTTGGCAGGCAATCCCTTAAAGAAGATACTCCTCGTTGGTTTTTCACTTGTCGAAAAGCATAA
- a CDS encoding nicotinate-nucleotide adenylyltransferase yields MVSDLNFFTVEETQPEENPFFRKRIGILGGTFNPPHVGHLNIAQQAGHQLGLDQVFFMPDAEPPHIDAKPSIPSKHRKKMVEQSIKGNDLFALETIELERGGKSYTVDTMKELTEKNPDTDYYFIIGADMVEYLPKWERMEELLLYVHFVGVGRPGYQGESAYPIIWVDCPSLDISSTSLRKMVQAGQSIRYLVSESVEEYIEKEGLYLD; encoded by the coding sequence ATGGTTAGTGATTTGAATTTTTTTACAGTTGAGGAAACTCAACCTGAAGAGAATCCTTTCTTTCGAAAGCGGATTGGAATATTAGGCGGAACGTTTAATCCTCCTCATGTAGGGCATTTAAATATTGCTCAACAAGCTGGCCATCAATTAGGTTTAGATCAAGTATTTTTTATGCCAGATGCTGAACCTCCGCATATCGACGCAAAGCCGTCTATTCCAAGTAAACACCGAAAAAAAATGGTGGAACAATCAATCAAGGGGAATGATTTATTTGCCTTGGAAACGATTGAATTGGAAAGAGGCGGTAAAAGTTATACCGTGGATACCATGAAAGAACTCACTGAAAAAAATCCTGACACGGACTATTATTTTATTATTGGAGCAGATATGGTGGAATATTTACCTAAATGGGAACGAATGGAAGAACTCTTGTTATACGTTCATTTTGTAGGGGTAGGACGTCCAGGCTATCAGGGTGAAAGTGCTTATCCCATTATTTGGGTGGATTGTCCTTCTTTAGATATTAGTTCGACTTCTCTTCGCAAAATGGTGCAAGCAGGACAGTCGATTCGATATCTTGTTTCCGAGAGCGTAGAAGAGTATATAGAGAAAGAAGGACTGTATCTTGACTGA
- the yqeH gene encoding ribosome biogenesis GTPase YqeH — MNEEAIYCIGCGAKVQTENSEEKGYTPASALEKGIESGQVYCQRCFRLRHYNQLEKVESSDDEFLAMLNSIGDEDALVVNVVDIFDMYGSMIPGLHRFVGNNSVLLVGNKVDVLPRSAKKVRIQNWMLQQSHQVGLRPIEALLVSGKNGDFIEELLQSIEKHRKGRSVYVVGVTNVGKSTVMNQIIKVATGNNEDIITTSRFPGTTLDQIKIPLDDGSFIVDTPGIIHEHQMAHVLSAKDLNLVSPQKEIKPITFQLNPEQTLFLGGLARFDFLSGERSSFTCYFANELKIHRTKLEKADDFYTKHVGSLLQPPTLDEVGEFPKLVRKEFNLKEASDVVFSGLGWIAVHHPAKIAAWIPEGVDVVIRKPII, encoded by the coding sequence ATAAATGAAGAAGCAATCTATTGTATCGGTTGTGGTGCAAAGGTCCAAACGGAAAACTCAGAAGAAAAAGGCTACACTCCCGCTAGTGCATTAGAAAAAGGAATAGAATCTGGACAGGTATATTGTCAAAGATGTTTCCGACTTCGTCACTACAACCAGTTAGAAAAAGTTGAATCATCAGATGATGAATTTCTTGCAATGCTGAATAGCATTGGGGATGAGGATGCTTTAGTTGTGAATGTAGTGGATATTTTTGACATGTACGGGAGTATGATTCCAGGATTGCACCGTTTTGTTGGGAATAATTCAGTTCTGTTAGTGGGAAATAAAGTAGATGTGTTACCTCGTTCTGCTAAAAAAGTCCGAATTCAAAATTGGATGTTACAACAATCCCACCAAGTTGGGTTACGTCCTATTGAAGCTTTATTAGTAAGTGGTAAAAATGGTGATTTCATTGAAGAGCTCCTTCAGTCAATTGAGAAACACCGAAAAGGACGTAGCGTTTATGTAGTAGGAGTTACAAACGTAGGAAAATCGACTGTAATGAATCAAATTATTAAAGTGGCTACCGGTAACAATGAAGATATTATTACAACTTCTCGTTTCCCAGGTACTACGTTAGATCAAATTAAAATACCTTTAGATGATGGAAGTTTCATTGTTGATACACCTGGAATTATCCATGAACATCAAATGGCTCATGTTTTAAGTGCGAAAGACTTAAATTTAGTTTCTCCTCAAAAAGAAATTAAACCAATTACTTTCCAATTGAATCCGGAACAAACGCTATTTCTTGGTGGTTTGGCACGGTTTGATTTCCTTTCAGGTGAGCGTAGTTCCTTTACTTGTTATTTTGCAAACGAATTAAAGATTCACCGTACTAAATTAGAAAAAGCCGATGATTTTTATACCAAACACGTCGGATCACTCCTTCAACCACCAACTCTTGATGAAGTGGGAGAGTTTCCAAAATTAGTGAGAAAAGAATTTAACCTAAAAGAAGCTTCAGACGTCGTCTTTTCTGGGTTAGGATGGATCGCGGTTCATCATCCAGCGAAGATTGCTGCGTGGATCCCAGAAGGGGTAGACGTGGTTATTAGAAAGCCAATTATTTAA
- the rpmF gene encoding 50S ribosomal protein L32: MAVPKRRTSKARKAKRRTHYKLQVPGMNACPNCGEMKKSHHVCASCGHYDGKEVVSKEA, translated from the coding sequence ATGGCAGTACCTAAAAGAAGAACATCCAAAGCACGTAAGGCTAAAAGACGTACTCATTACAAGTTGCAAGTACCTGGTATGAATGCATGTCCAAATTGTGGCGAAATGAAAAAAAGTCACCACGTTTGTGCTTCATGTGGTCATTATGACGGCAAAGAAGTAGTATCAAAAGAAGCATAA
- a CDS encoding YqeG family HAD IIIA-type phosphatase, with translation MLGKFKPVWMVESVYQISAEQLRKHNIKAVFVDLDNTLIAWNNPLGTKELLVWLEEMKENDISITIISNNSGDRVEKVAKHLDLHYVPRALKPSRRAYFRAAKQAGFPLEQCVMVGDQLITDIFGANRAGVRSILVIPILDSDAWNTKINRFFERFILKKLIKDDPNMIWRKTLE, from the coding sequence ATGTTAGGTAAATTTAAACCGGTATGGATGGTGGAGAGCGTCTATCAGATATCAGCAGAACAGTTGCGTAAGCACAATATAAAGGCAGTTTTTGTCGATCTTGACAACACCTTAATCGCCTGGAATAATCCATTAGGAACAAAAGAATTACTAGTATGGTTAGAAGAAATGAAAGAAAATGATATATCCATTACGATTATTTCCAATAATAGTGGAGATCGTGTGGAAAAAGTAGCCAAGCATCTTGATTTACATTATGTACCACGTGCGTTAAAGCCGTCTCGTCGTGCTTATTTTCGAGCGGCAAAGCAAGCTGGATTTCCACTAGAGCAGTGTGTCATGGTAGGAGACCAACTGATTACAGATATTTTCGGTGCAAATCGAGCCGGCGTCAGATCGATTTTAGTGATTCCAATTCTGGATTCAGATGCTTGGAATACTAAAATAAATCGATTCTTTGAGCGGTTTATTTTAAAAAAATTAATTAAAGATGATCCAAATATGATATGGAGGAAAACACTTGAGTAA
- a CDS encoding DUF177 domain-containing protein produces the protein MKWTLKEIQEHHGEPLHFSETINREKSLMERDSEILAVSDIKANGFLLYEDHAVLANFQIDLMITLPSSRSLEPVEIKLNVPITEFYVEDEEKYLGFDDPAEVIIPIEGRELDLIPAIEDAILLHLPSQVLTEEERTSNVMPTGNNWVVVSEENYQQQKAKEKEEHIDPRFAQLKGLLIDEENEE, from the coding sequence ATGAAATGGACCTTAAAAGAAATCCAAGAACATCATGGTGAACCACTACATTTTTCGGAAACGATTAATCGTGAAAAGTCATTGATGGAGCGGGATAGCGAAATTCTGGCAGTGTCAGACATTAAAGCAAATGGTTTTTTATTATATGAAGATCATGCCGTACTTGCCAATTTCCAGATCGATTTAATGATCACCCTGCCTTCGTCGCGCTCACTGGAACCGGTGGAAATAAAACTGAATGTGCCCATTACTGAATTTTATGTGGAAGATGAAGAAAAGTATCTGGGTTTTGATGACCCAGCTGAAGTTATCATTCCTATAGAAGGGCGTGAGTTGGATTTAATTCCAGCAATTGAGGATGCGATCCTTCTTCATTTACCAAGTCAGGTACTTACAGAAGAAGAACGTACTTCGAATGTCATGCCAACAGGAAATAATTGGGTTGTTGTTTCAGAAGAAAACTACCAACAACAAAAAGCGAAGGAAAAAGAAGAGCATATCGATCCGCGCTTTGCGCAATTGAAAGGTCTTCTGATAGACGAAGAAAACGAAGAATGA
- the yqeK gene encoding bis(5'-nucleosyl)-tetraphosphatase (symmetrical) YqeK, whose product MVYSEKYTSWTRDDILTEVKSKMKIQRFEHILRVEKSALELAQRYKGNLEACSLAAILHDYAKELPKETMDSIVQEEQWNPEILQYGSQIWHGPAGAYFAEKKFGITDETILTAIRDHTIGSEKMSLTGKILFVADYIEPGRKFPGVQNARALAMESLDQAVMFKITQTIIHLVEKGILVYPETLTVYNAWVRNKEEIY is encoded by the coding sequence ATGGTTTACTCAGAAAAATATACAAGTTGGACGAGAGATGATATTCTTACGGAAGTAAAATCTAAAATGAAAATTCAGCGATTTGAGCATATTCTTCGCGTTGAAAAAAGTGCGTTAGAGCTAGCACAAAGATACAAAGGGAATTTAGAAGCTTGCAGCCTGGCTGCTATCCTACATGATTATGCTAAAGAGTTACCTAAAGAGACGATGGATTCTATCGTTCAAGAAGAACAATGGAATCCAGAAATCCTTCAATATGGCAGTCAAATTTGGCATGGTCCTGCAGGAGCTTATTTTGCAGAAAAGAAGTTTGGAATTACCGATGAAACAATTCTCACAGCCATTCGTGATCATACGATTGGGAGTGAAAAAATGTCTCTTACGGGAAAGATTTTATTTGTAGCTGATTATATTGAACCAGGAAGAAAATTTCCTGGAGTACAAAACGCGCGAGCGTTAGCAATGGAGAGCTTGGATCAAGCAGTCATGTTTAAAATTACCCAAACGATTATTCACCTAGTGGAAAAGGGAATATTAGTTTACCCAGAAACACTAACAGTATATAATGCTTGGGTAAGAAATAAGGAGGAAATATATTGA